CCGTTTTTTCTTTTCATACCGCATTCCCATCCTTTCTGTTCAAAATCGTCATGAATTCGCTGCCCGTAATGGTCTCTTTCTCGTAAAGATAGCTTGCAAGTTCATCCAACTTCTTGCGATTGTCTGCCAGCAGACGGCGAGCCTTTTCATGCTGCTTTTTGACAGTCTCCACGACCTTCTGATCGATTTCTTTTTGTGTATCCGCCGAGCAGGCAAGCGAGGTATCGCCGCCGAGGTACTGGTTGCTGACCGTCTCCATCGCAACCATATCGAATTCATCGGTCATACCGTAGCGGGTAATCATCGCACGGGCAAGTTTGGTTGCTTGCTCGATGTCATTAGAGGCACCGGTTGTAATCTGCCCGAATACGATCTCCTCCGCCGCACGGCCACCGGTCAGCGTGGCAATTTTGTTTTCCAGTTCTTCCTTGGTCATCAGAACCTTATCGTTCTGCTCGACCTGCATGGTGTAGCCCAGTGCGCCGGAGGTTCTGGGGATGATCGTGATCTTCTGCACCGGTGCGGAAGCCGTCTGCAAAGCAGCGACCAGCGCATGGCCAATCTCATGGTAGGCGACGACCTTCTTTTCATCATCGGTCATGATGGCGTTTTTCTTCTGATAGCCGGCGATGACGACCTCAATGCTTTCCTCCAGGTCTGCCTGCTCTACGACTGTGCGCCCACTGCGCACCGCACGGAGGGCAGCTTCGTTGATGATGTTCGCAAGCTCTGCGCCGGAGGTTCCGGAGGCCATACGGGCGATGGTATGGAAGTCCACATTGTCCGCCGTTTTGATCTTCTTCGCATGGACCTTGAGGATGGCTTCACGACCTGCGAGGTCAGGCAGCTCCACGGGAACACGGCGGTCAAAGCGGCCGGGGCGGGTCAGCGCCGGGTCAAGGGACTCCGGGCGGTTGGTCGCCGCCAGTATGATGACGCCGTTGTTGCCTTCAAAGCCGTCCATCTCGGTCAGAAGCTGGTTAAGCGTCTGTTCACGCTCATCGTTGCCGCCTATCTGACCATCGCGCTTTTTACCGATGGCATCGATCTCATCGATAAAGACGATACAGGGCGCTTTTTCCTTGGCCTGCTTGAACAGGTCACGCACTTTTGATGCACCCATACCGACGAACATCTCCACAAATTCCGAGCCGGACATGGAGAAAAACGGAACACCGGCTTCGCCTGCAACAGCCTTAGCCAGCATCGTTTTGCCGGTACCCGGAGGGCCTACAAGCAATACGCCCTTGGGCATAGATGCGCCGACATCGGAATACTTCTTGGGATTATGTAGGTAATCGACGATTTCGGCAAGATTTTCCTTTGCTTCATCCTCACCAGCGACATCGGCAAAACGGATGCCGTCCGTGGACGGAACGTAGACCTTGGCATTGCTTTTTCCCATACCGAACGCCATCGCATTTGGGCCGCCTGCCTGGGACATCATTTTCTTCGCCATATACTGTCCGAGGGCAGCAAAGATCAGGATCGGCAGAATAAATGTCAGGAAAAAGCTGAGCAGCGGAGACATGCCTTTTTCAATATTCCGTGTGAATTTAGCTCCCGATGCATACAGCCGCTCGGTCAGGGTGGGGTCGTTCATTTCGCCAGTCTTGTAGATCTGGGTATTGTCCTTGTCTGTGAATACGATCTCGGAATCGGCAACCTCTACGCTGCCGATATCTTTATCCTCGATCATCTTCATAAAGGTACCGTAATCAACCTCTTTCACTCTGGCATTT
The genomic region above belongs to Vescimonas coprocola and contains:
- the ftsH gene encoding ATP-dependent zinc metalloprotease FtsH: MKEVKSPRKPLIYYYGIVLLVILVFNMVISPLLANARVKEVDYGTFMKMIEDKDIGSVEVADSEIVFTDKDNTQIYKTGEMNDPTLTERLYASGAKFTRNIEKGMSPLLSFFLTFILPILIFAALGQYMAKKMMSQAGGPNAMAFGMGKSNAKVYVPSTDGIRFADVAGEDEAKENLAEIVDYLHNPKKYSDVGASMPKGVLLVGPPGTGKTMLAKAVAGEAGVPFFSMSGSEFVEMFVGMGASKVRDLFKQAKEKAPCIVFIDEIDAIGKKRDGQIGGNDEREQTLNQLLTEMDGFEGNNGVIILAATNRPESLDPALTRPGRFDRRVPVELPDLAGREAILKVHAKKIKTADNVDFHTIARMASGTSGAELANIINEAALRAVRSGRTVVEQADLEESIEVVIAGYQKKNAIMTDDEKKVVAYHEIGHALVAALQTASAPVQKITIIPRTSGALGYTMQVEQNDKVLMTKEELENKIATLTGGRAAEEIVFGQITTGASNDIEQATKLARAMITRYGMTDEFDMVAMETVSNQYLGGDTSLACSADTQKEIDQKVVETVKKQHEKARRLLADNRKKLDELASYLYEKETITGSEFMTILNRKDGNAV